A window from Salvelinus sp. IW2-2015 linkage group LG5, ASM291031v2, whole genome shotgun sequence encodes these proteins:
- the LOC111964109 gene encoding LOW QUALITY PROTEIN: germ cell-less protein-like 1 (The sequence of the model RefSeq protein was modified relative to this genomic sequence to represent the inferred CDS: inserted 1 base in 1 codon): protein MGTQGSRLQASSQDPEEAVETTCASAKHGCDCRKRKRTAHCDCDSEPDEEDALLDTPRRKKLKSTSKYIYQTLFLNGENSDIRICALGQEWNLHKVYLCQSGYFSSMFSGSWKESNMMVIPFEIPDQNIDTEALQVVFGSLYRDDVLIKPSRVVSILAAACMLQLGRMVQQCGETMKEXVKTVCVYYSFASIYGLDSVMKKCLEWLLNNLMTHQNVDLMKELGVDVIELLIQSSDLFVMQVEMDVYTALKKWMFLQLNPSWDGPIKQLLADADAWLCKRRTEMGEEEPFLKAEDGAPFTPVFRHVRLQYIINDLASAHILERDNILPPDWLTSVYKSQWFAMLRTEHDNDNGPQDANKEEFESSSMRCGRKLTKDGDYCWRWTGFNFGFDLLVTFTNRFIVFKRNTLSQPCGGAVSMQPRRHLAYRLRLASFDNSGKLVCSRSTGYQLLTLEKDQEYVGMNLDSRLLSFPLYVCCNFQYTSPHMDRCPDSPEPESSARSVS from the exons ATGGGCACCCAGGGCAGCCGGTTACAGGCCTCGTCCCAGGATCCTGAGGAAGCAGTTGAGACTACATGTGCCAGTGCCAAGCATGGATGTGATTGCAGAAAGAGGAAACGGACTGCACACTGCGACTGCGACAGTGAGCCCGATGAGGAAGATGCCTTATTGGACACACCACGGAG GAAGAAGCTGAAAAGCACATCTAAGTACATCTATCAGACCTTGTTCCTGAACGGGGAGAACAGTGACATCCGCATCTGTGCCCTGGGGCAGGAGTGGAACCTGCACAAAGTGTACCTGTGCCAG TCAGGGTATTTCTCCAGTATGTTCAGTGGCTCCTGGAAGGAGTCCAACATGATGGTCATTCCGTTTGAGATCCCAGACCAGAACATTGACACAGAGG ctctgcAGGTAGTGTTTGGATCTCTGTACCGGGATGATGTTCTGATCAAGCCCAGCAGGGTCGTCAGTATcctagcagcagcttgtatgctCCAACTGG GCAGGATGGTCCAGCAGTGTGGTGAGACCATGAAGG GTGTCAAGACTGTGTGTGTCTACTACTCATTTGCCAGCATCTATGGCCTTGACTCTGTCATGAAGAA GTGTCTGGAATGGCTCCTCAATAACCTCATGACCCATCAGAATGTTGACCTCATGAAGGAGCTGGG AGTGGATGTGATCGAACTGCTGATCCAGTCGTCTGACCTATTCGTCATGCAGGTGGAGATGGACGTCTACACCGCTCTAAAAAAG tggATGTTCCTGCAGCTCAATCCATCCTGGGACGGTCCCATCAAGCAGCTGCTGGCTGATGCCGACGCCTGGCTTTGCAAACGCAGGACTG agatgggagaggaggagccCTTCTTAAAAGCAGAGGACGGCGCCCCCTTTACTCCTGTCTTCAGACATGTGCGCCTTCAGTACATYATCAATGACTTGGCTTCCGCACACATCCTGGAGAGAGACAATATTCTCCCACCCG ATTGGCTGACCTCCGTGTACAAGAGCCAGTGGTTTGCCATGCTACGGACGGAGCACGACAATGACAATGG CCCACAGGATGCCAACAAGGAGGAGTTTGAGTCAAGTAGTATGCGATGTGGCAGGAAACTGACCAAAGATGGTGAT TACTGTTGGCGTTGGACAGGCTTCAACTTTGGCTTTGACCTGCTGGTGACCTTCACCAACCGCTTCATAGTGTTCAAGAGGAATACACTGAGCCAGCCATGTGGGGGAGCTGTGAGTATGCAGCCTCGGAGGCATCTAGCATACCG gtTACGCCTGGCCTCCTTTGATAACAGTGGTAAGCTGGTGTGTAGTCGATCCACTGGTTACCAGCTACTCACCCTGGAGAAAGACCAG GAGTATGTGGGGATGAACCTGGACAGTCGGCTGTTGTCCTTCCCCCTCTACGTGTGCTGTAACTTCCAGTACACATCTCCTCATATGGACCGCTGTCCTGATTCCCCTGAACCAGAGAGCAGCGCCCGCAGTGTATCCTGA